Proteins encoded by one window of Sulfurospirillum barnesii SES-3:
- the ccoS gene encoding cbb3-type cytochrome oxidase assembly protein CcoS, translated as MDGWVVAMMLGASTLLGAFGLWALLWGIRSGQFDDHKKFLDGAQFDSEEALNDAVTMERKKEDILKQKEKREKGYAPPD; from the coding sequence ATGGATGGTTGGGTTGTAGCAATGATGTTAGGTGCATCAACACTTTTGGGTGCGTTTGGATTGTGGGCATTGCTCTGGGGCATTAGAAGCGGACAATTTGATGACCACAAAAAATTTTTAGATGGGGCTCAATTTGATAGCGAAGAAGCACTCAATGATGCAGTGACTATGGAGCGTAAAAAAGAGGATATTTTAAAGCAAAAAGAGAAGAGAGAAAAAGGATACGCCCCACCTGATTAG
- a CDS encoding c-type cytochrome, protein MKKICAVLAIAAVSSLMAADGEAIYKAKCFSCHKENAKTSALNKSQIIAGWEASKIVASLQGYKAGQGGPMKAVMKPIASGLSDDDMKAVAETIAAFK, encoded by the coding sequence ATGAAAAAAATTTGCGCAGTTTTGGCAATTGCAGCAGTCTCTAGCCTTATGGCAGCTGATGGTGAGGCAATTTACAAAGCAAAATGTTTCTCCTGTCACAAAGAGAATGCAAAAACATCTGCTTTAAATAAATCCCAAATTATTGCAGGCTGGGAGGCATCAAAAATTGTTGCTTCTTTACAAGGCTACAAAGCAGGTCAAGGTGGACCAATGAAAGCGGTTATGAAACCTATCGCTTCTGGTTTAAGTGATGATGATATGAAAGCGGTTGCTGAAACCATCGCTGCATTTAAATAA